One segment of Triticum aestivum cultivar Chinese Spring chromosome 2A, IWGSC CS RefSeq v2.1, whole genome shotgun sequence DNA contains the following:
- the LOC123190980 gene encoding uncharacterized protein produces MAALRAETPGATVAAGVAADPVAATTGGQRAPPPHLAVRQAQNRSGQNQVQSNQSNTSGRPTDAPRGKWGDDGFDAYGVGQHRGSSSAGGGRGYAWQSDGSAERPFLGPAGGFVEGASGPDNRHRGGYRGYRGRGGGRGRFRRPPPPRHVDSDGAAMETDQTPQELPPQAMEVVNALAVAEVPGIAKEAEVVQVADSERASKYARKKERMLCYRCGEKGHFIAECVAQLCESCGKPAHASGDCPLLRDHIPALTVYGVYCAELMFFESAAAREIPADTQSLTSGLVKVTQGDVSQAQIVQRLQELAPGDFQWDLVPVEDRVFRVEFPSIEDLQRLLSFGMCKVPGTKGILEFHEWKKVEPKGKPLTQVWLRFSGAPSEALSDVRVVASLGIMVGKTEKVDMAFTRAQGVARLRVSILDIEYVPDVINWTYRGEVFPLDIEFEDAELFAEVAAGTDVDMHDGGDDTGAPREQADEAAQEPNGSGPAAQEPENGAGMEQSPASSLPHNSLRFGSFLPSSAPPRLWSDRVDSDDAFEHSLPVLDFGRSPRQSASFSARVVQEVEPQESPGRSRSSVSSRRGGASGQVATTPSHSSVSQQAAQVPVSSRGDISLGQEALEVRLAGASLVVGSPEVLGRRQGQVAPDPLVPTAVLQVERTAATASAGGVGLGQEALVPTPSGISTSPTRSPSPRPTPGAATREEVIAFGGIRDPASEGRRTSSRLQDLPEVDDLQQRCAMRAAKLRDVESTTGYLPSNGSYPFLVATHSDGGQGAFGYCCYPMGDGSSGYIQPVWMAVV; encoded by the coding sequence ATGGCTGCTCTGAGGGCCGAGACGCCGGGGGCCACGGTGGCTGCCGGTGTCGCTGCTGATCCGGTGGCGGCAACTACCGGGGGTCAGCGTGCACCCCCGCCACACCTTGCGGTTCGTCAGGCGCAGAATCGTTCGGGGCAGAATCAGGTTCAGAGTAATCAGAGTAATACCAGTGGGAGACCGACTGATGCACCTCGAGGCAAGTGGGGTGATGACGGGTTTGATGCGTATGGAGTAGGCCAGCATCGGGGCTCATCTTCAGCGGGAGGAGGTCGGGGTTATGCTTGGCAGAGTGACGGGTCTGCAGAGAGACCGTTCCTGGGGCCGGCTGGAGGCTTCGTTGAGGGGGCCTCAGGACCTGATAACAGGCACAGAGGAGGTTATCGCGGATACCGTGGTCGTGGTGGAGGCCGCGGAAGGTtccgccggccgcctccccctagacATGTTGACTCTGACGGGGCGGCGATGGAGACTGATCAGACACCACAGGAGCTACCTCCCCAGGCGATGGAGGTGGTGAATGCACTTGCGGTTGCTGAGGTTCCTGGGATTGCGAAGGAGGCTGAGGTGGTTCAAGTGGCTGATTCTGAGAGGGCATCCAAGTACGCTCGGAAGAAAGAGAGAATGCTTTGTTACCGGTGCGGAGAGAAGGGGCACTTCATCGCGGAGTGTGTGGCCCAGCTGTGCGAATCCTGTGGTAAGCCTGCGCATGCTTCAGGGGATTGTCCTTTGCTGAGGGACCATATTCCAGCTCTTACTGTATATGGTGTGTACTGTGCGGAGCTGATGTTCTTCGAGTCAGCGGCTGCGAGGGAGATCCCAGCTGATACACAGAGCCTTACTTCTGGTTTGGTCAAGGTGACACAGGGAGATGTCTCCCAGGCTCAGATTGTGCAGAGACTTCAGGAGTTGGCTCCGGGTGATTTTCAGTGGGACCTCGTACCCGTTGAGGATAGAGTATTCAGAGTGGAGTTTCCTTCGATTGAGGACTTGCAGCGTTTGTTGAGCTTTGGGATGTGTAAGGTGCCAGGCACCAAAGGTATTTTGGAGTTCCACGAGTGGAAGAAAGTTGAGCCTAAGGGGAAGCCTCTTACTCAGGTGTGGCTGCGTTTCTCGGGGGCACCGTCTGAGGCTCTTTCTGATGTGCGTGTGGTGGCTAGTTTGGGGATTATGGTTGGTAAGACGGAGAAAGTGGATATGGCGTTCACTAGAGCTCAGGGGGTGGCTCGACTGCGAGTTAGCATTCTGGATATTGAGTATGTCCCGGACGTCATCAACTGGACCTATAGAGGCGAGGTGTTTCCACTTGATATTGAGTTTGAGGATGCAGAGTTGTTTGCTGAGGTTGCTGCTGGCACTGACGTGGATATGCACGATGGGGGTGATGATACAGGTGCTCCCAGGGAGCAGGCGGATGAGGCAGCACAGGAGCCCAATGGATCGGGGCCTGCTGCTCAGGAGCCGGAGAACGGAGCCGGGATGGAGCAGTCCCCGGCTTCGTCTTTGCCTCATAACTCACTGCGGTTTGGATCTTTTCTGCCGTCGTCGGCGCCTCCTCGTCTGTGGAGTGATCGGGTTGACTCTGACGATGCGTTCGAGCATTCGCTACCGGTCTTGGACTTTGGGCGGTCACCCCGGCAGTCGGCCAGCTTCAGTGCCCGTGTTGTTCAAGAGGTGGAGCCTCAGGAGTCGCCAGGGCGATCTAGGTCTTCGGTTTCCTCGCGGAGGGGAGGGGCGTCTGGGCAGGTGGCCACGACTCCCTCTCATTCTTCTGTTTCACAGCAGGCGGCGCAGGTACCTGTGTCCAGCCGGGGCGACATATCtttggggcaggaggccctggagGTCCGTCTCGCGGGAGCCTCGTTGGTGGTGGGGTCGCCGGAGGTGCTAGGCAGGCGTCAGGGGCAGGTGGCCCCTGACCCTCTAGTACCGACGGCGGTCCTGCAGGTGGAGCGCACGGCTGCCACGGCGTCGGCTGGGGGGGTCGGACTAGGGCAGGAGGCCCTGGTGCCAACTCCGTCAGGCATCTCCACATCTCCTACGCGGTCCCCCTCTCCCAGACCTACTCCGGGAGCCGCTACTCGGGAGGAGGTGATCGCGTTCGGAGGGATCCGAGACCCTGCTTCCGAGGGGAGGCGGACGAGCTCTCGTCTCCAGGACCTTCCGGAGGTTGATGATTTGCAGCAGAGGTGCGCTATGCGGGCGGCCAAGCTGCGTGATGTGGAGAGCACAACAG